The Malassezia vespertilionis chromosome 2, complete sequence genomic sequence atcgcgcagcagcgacatGGAAGCAAAAGCGCGAGGACGCCGGTGGATGTGGAGGCGCTGACTGCGCACGTCCCGATGCCTGCCATGGGACTCGACGTAGCGACGCTCAACTGCTGGTGCGTCAAGGCGCGACTGACAACAGGGGCCTGCGGTTCTTCTCCAAGATGCGTGCGGAGCGGCTCCGTGCGATCGGGCAGCGGCTTGCACAGACGGACCACGATGTGGTTGCTTTGCAAGAAATTTGGTTTGCGTCGCAGGACTGGCGCTATGTACAGCAGGCATGCGAGGCCAAGTACCCGTACAGCCGTTTCTTTCTGACGTGCGTCGAGAACATACTGActccagcggcgcatttggcTCGGGACTCGCAATTCTCTCAAAGCACCCCATCGTGGAGATGCAAACTCACATGTACTCTCTCACAGGCACGCCGATCTAtgtgcagcacggcgaCTGGATTGCAGGCAAGGCATGTGGGTGTGCGACTATAAAACACCCGACACTGGGACTTATTGATGTGTGGGATACACATTTCACTGCGGTCGGTGGGCAGGTAGGGCCcgagacgcgccgcgccaacAGCGTGGTCGAGGCGTTTGAACTTGCACACCGGTGCCGGATCAGTGCGGAGCGCGGAAGGCATGTAGTGTGCATGGGTGACTTTAATTCCTTGCCGGACTCTGTATGCATCGCCATCTTGCACCGGTACGGCGGGCTGTACGACGCATGCCTGGATGTAGATCAaacgcaaggcgcgctgtTGGACAGTGCGATTACATGCGATAGCCCCGACAATACTTGGACGAAGGGCAAGCcgctggacgagcttgcAGTGAGGCACCGAGGAAAACGGCTTGACTATGTCCTATACCGCGGCCCGAACACGGCGCCTGACGACTGGGTCTGTACGCGGAGCCGCGTGGTGTTCAAAGAGCTCATTCCGGATCTCGAGGTATCGTACTCGGACCACTTTGGCGTTGAAGCGACTCTGGATGTGCGGCCGCAGGGTGTGCAGGCACGgactgcgtcgcgcgaaAGTGCTGTAGAGATCTTATGGGATGCATTGCCGATCTTGGACCACGCCCTGCGCTCCGCCAAGGCCCAACAGCGCTCGCATTACCACGTGTTTTGGGGTTCATTGGTGTTTGCAGtggcgctcgtcgcggcAAATGCTTGTGCAAGTGCTTGGTTGCGCTATGgacgcagcgtcgcgcccgCACTCGTAACGTGTATCCCAATGGTTCCCACCGTCTGGGCTGGGACCACAGCACTGTACAGCGCGGTGGTCTGGGGAGAATGGCATCAGCGTATGTATAGTTGGAATGCTAACCGTAGGTGCGCTTCGTACAGCGATTGCTTCATTTGAGACGGCGATTGCAGGATTGGGTGAGTAGGATGCGAGGCATTTATTGCAATACATGTCTTTGGCAGAACGCTTTTAACTTTGGTATTTAAAGTGTAAGACTATCAGCAAATGCAGTAAAAGGTGAATCACGCAGAAAAACTCTGTTCGTTCGTATGGAAAGGCATTTCGTTTTGATAAGGAGGACTCATTACAACTTCATTGGCTCTTTATCGTTCGGATGAAAAGGGGAGTTTTTTTTTTCCTTTTCGTATACACTTCTTCGTTCAGTATGCACAAGTCAAGCTTCAGGCCTTCGCAAAACAGGCGCATTTATCGCCACACTTGCATGCGTCGGCACACGCACATCCGTTAGTGCACACACATCCGTCGTTGCACACGCCTTGGCAAGCAgcactgctgcagcatgTACAAGCCTTTGCAGAGAAAGGCTTAGTGTTGGTAGTAGAAGAGCATCCGCACTGTTGGTTAGAATACCCAGTGTAAAGTGTACGTACAGTCATAGTGAATAAAGTAGGGTGCGGCCTGTGTCGAGTCCGCCTATTTATCCTATTCACCCCGCTGCAAGCCACGCAACGCACATGCCGCAAAATTGCGCAAGTCAGATACATCCAATCGCAAAATAGCGCGCATCACGTGAAAGCAAAAAAGACGCAATTTGGGCACTGTGGCAATGCACGAAAGGGCGTGGCAATGCGTGGACTTGCACGAAAGGGGGTGTGGCAATGCGCAAAAAGGCGTGGCATTGCGTGGCATTGCGCGAAAGGCATGGCATTGCGCCTAAAGGCGTGGCAACGCGCATGATAAGAGTGCTATCATGTTCAACACTTACTAGATTCAAACGTCGCTACATATCGATAGTGGTATAATAGTATGAACGCAATGCAAAGGTATTTGCAAGCATCTAGTGCTTGCACGTACAGTTGCCGCCGCACTTGCCGCCGCATGAAGCAAAAGCATCGCACGTGCATGACTTGGTACCGCAAACGCAGTTGTTCTCGCACTTGCCGCCACACGAGGCGGATGCGCTACACTTGCATGTCTTTGTCCCGCATGCGCAGGAAGAGCCGCATGTGCAAGATGGGGCACATTGGCAAGCCTTGTTCTGATGAGAAGGATTCATCGTGTAAAGTCGTGCGGAAACATACGTCCAGCGTGCTTTTTATAGTCTGCACGTTTGTGCGGCCAAGACCTTTGCACCGATCAATGTACTACTGCGCTTATTTCGCTCCAATCATATCGCGCGATACTGTTTGTCGCACGACAGCAAAATGGCACGTGCCGAGTCGTCCGCGCGATGTACGCGGGCTGATTCGGCGAACGACTTGCGTCGTATTCGCCATCAGGATACGTCTTGCGTGTTCGTCGCAGCTACACCGACCTTGCAGCGAGTGTGGAGCGCACCTCGACAGGAAAAAGacatggcggcgcaaagcaaaCAAGACATAGGCATGTAGAAAGGCTCTCGCCAGACGGCGAAAAGTTTAAAATACAATTACATGGCTACAAATCCTGAACgggcaagcgctgctgcggcatCGGGGGTATGTCGTGGTGCAAAAAATAACCACCGCCATTGAGCACCATGGTGACAAGGAATACGGCAATCATGGCAGGAATCCAGAACCAAAGGAGCATGCGGTCGTCATaaacgccgcggcgtgcaggcaCCACTTGATTCTCTCCTTCCATGTCCTTCGCAGATCGCAtacgcgctgcgcgtttCCTTGAGCGGCTTCCAGACGCGGTCTTTGCagacgcacggcgcgtaTTGCTGTTCTCCTCGGCGCTAGTGAGCAAACTGCCCCGGAGTGCCGCGTCCTGGTCGGCATCCGTGACAAGCTTCTCGCCTAGGACGTGGCGAGAGGAGCCCGACTTGTTGTCCAGCGTTGCTTCGTCATAAGTGGGCGGTGGCGAAGATGCTTCTGCAGGCGAGTTCGGTCGAGTCGGCGTGTTCAACGCATGCTTATCCTTGCCCTGCACCGCCGGACagcaaagcgcggcgagctcggcgaAGGAAATGCTTGCGTCTTCCGAGTCGCTCTCAtcaagctcgtcgagcagtGGTGTGTTGGTGGCGATTGGCGTACCATCTTCGTCCTCCGAATCGGTGGCATCCGAATAGCCAGGCTCGTCGGTCATATCCTGCATCCATTGGGCAAGGATGGCACACGTATCTGATTTGTCGCTTCCGTGCGCCATATCTAGCGCAAGATAGTGCTGATTGGACTGCATCGTGGCtgtggcgccgtgcgcaagaaGCATCTCTACGATCGCTCGTGTGCTGTACATGGCGGCAAAATGTAACGGCGTGCATCCGTTCGTGTCTTGTGCATTCACAAGTGCGCCGTGGGCCAAAAGGTAGGCCGTCAGGTCATGATACTTTTGCGCAATGGCAagatgcagcagcgtaTGGCCTTCCTTGTTGTTGGCGTGCAATACGTTGCGCCTGCCATTGTACCGGCCGGCACCCGTGTTTAAGAGCTGCAGCAAGGCCATGACATTCTCCTCCACGCTTTgaccggcgcgcgcagagaaCATCGTGCCATCCTGCTGGTTGGAGTTGACAATGCGCATGGCAACGTCTTTGGCCGAGGCCATTCTTCCAGTCATTTGCATGCCGACCACTTGAAGGGCAAGCTCCATCAATGCACGCTCGGTCGGGTCGACATAGGTGAACAGCTGCAGCGGCTGGCCAGGCACATTCTCCGTGCTGACTTGGCCTTTGCGGAGCGTAACAGTGACTGGTCCAGGCacagcgcttggcggcaagAGACAAACCAGGGTGGACTCTGCCCAGATTCGCGTAAAGGAGCAGGGCATATCGCCAAAGTAGCACTCGAACTCGTCGGCAAAATTCTCGCCCAGGATGGTAATCTCAATGCCGCCCGTCGTGGGACCTTCAGCGGGAATGAGTTTGGTGATCTTAGGCACAGCCAATGACTGcggaagctgcgcgagtgGATCGTGAAGAGGAAGCGGTACATTGTTCAATGGCGAGGCAAAAGAGGTTTCCATCGGCACCATATTGGCACAGTCGGGTGCGTCGACGTGAAATGGCGTGTTTAGCAAGTTCAGCGCATCCTCATCCATGGCGGGCGATACAGAGCGGAGAGAACCAAGTGCGTTTTGGCCCCCCATCTCGCTTTGCATGGCATCCGGCAAGGTATTCCACAGATAGTTGGGTGTGGAATCGAGTAAAAATGAGGCGCCTCGCTTTTTATCgtgcgtgctttgcgcagAGAAAAAACGCTGGCGGGCGGGAGCATCTTCGTATGGTTTCGGCCGCTCACGCGGACGCCCAGAGGCAGGCTCGACCGACTTGGGCGAGAGGCTGCTGGCAAACGCACCGTCCTCGGGCTCTGTTTCGATGCGCCTCGTACGGCGGTCcgacatgcgcgcggcgaccgTGTTCTGCGCAATGGATTTGTGGTCGTCCATAATCATGATGGGGGGTGTGGTGCCAGAGGCAACAAACGTACCCAGACGATCGCGCAGTGTAAAGACGATTTGGAACCCAAGTTTTTCACGGTGGTGTCGGCAGTAGCAGGTAATCCGCGTGGAGAGCGTCACTTCGCCATTGTGGAAGTCGATATAGTCGCCGCAGTTGAACAGGACCGTATGCTTGCGTTCCTCTTCCTCCATACGCTGCATCGCAATGTCAACCGCGTTTGGCAAGCTTGGATCAATATTCAACGCGCGGATTTCTTCCTCCGTGGGGTACGTCGAGGGAGAAAGACGCTTGGACTTtttgcgatgcgcacgtttgcgctcgcgctcgcgacaACTGTTGCATACATAAACGCgcgaatgcggcgcagttGCATTGATCACGTCCGCCTCAAGCATGAGCAAAGAATCATGCGGCACATTTGTCTTTTGATGCTTCTTCGACTTGCGCTTGGTCCCACTCAGCGGGGGAACTTTGATGTGATCAAAGCTGCCGATGCGCTCCCACacaggcgcatcgcttccGGCAATATTGGTCACTAGCTCGATTCGCATGCGAATCTGCGTCTCGACGCGTGATTTGGCACCTTTGGCGGGAATGCCATGCACGAGGATCTGCATGTTGGAAGGCAAGTCACGACAGTGGGGACGAATAATAGAGGTAGATGAGAGCAGGAGGTCTGCATCGCTCGACAtcgagtgcggcgcatccgaGATGGAGTCGCTACGCTCGTGAAGAGGCTGTAATGCAGGCTGTTCGTTCAGCAGCCTGGGGGCGATTGAAGACGCATCAGTGCTCGGAGAGAGCAGGCCGTTGGCAGAGGTGGAAGGCATAGACCCGTTCTCAAACGCAGCAGGCGGCATACCAAACAAGAGCTGTGCCTGTCTCGACTGCTCGAACCGGTACATCGGCAACGCATTCGACTGCACGTGGCCACCTGCCGAGACCAAAGGTGGCGCAGTGCCAGTGAGCCACGGATGCTGCGTTGATTTTTGCCCAGGGCTCGCTTCTAGAGGAGCAAACATGCCCCGTTTGTCAATACTAAGTCTAGACTCGTCCGAAATACAGGACCCGCCATCGTGCAACGGCATGTCTGTCGTGTACTGAACGTCGTTTAGAGAAGGCGACGACGTCAAGGGACGCCAATCCGATAAAAAGTCTCCTTCTGAAGGAGCCACACTCGGCTGGCGCGACCCAAAAGGAGTAACTCCAAACGGTACGTGTACGTGTTCAGGCGCCGGTTCCTCCTGATCGTGACTAGACGCAGGCGAGCTCTCCGATGTGAGACTCGGGGGGGTGGGCGTGTTCTCCGCAAACAGATTCTGGTAGTCTCCTTGCGACGATTCTCTTTTGGTGGAATCTGCTTCTGAGAAAGGCGCCATGATTTACGACATACGCCACGTTTCTACGATGGATGCTTAAAAAAAAGACGACACCCCATGCCGTCGGCTGCGCTCCCCCACGCGTGCGAGTGCGCTCCGATTTGGCCGGTTTGAATCGGCCGGTATACATCGGGCGCCGACAGCTAAAATACTCCGCCAATCACGCGAGTCCAGACAAAGGGCGTGACACCCAACAATTGGGATGCCAAAGTGAAGGAAATGGGTCACGTGTTATACATACAACTCTCCCTTTTTTGGCCACGAGCACCCTTTTTGCAAAAAGGGTAAGTCTGCTGGCCAGGCtaaaaaaaaaaagcaCCCCAAAATGGCACGTAATAGTTGTTTGTTGACCCCCGCGTAATTTCTACGCCGCGAACGTAGTTCAATTTGGCGCCCTGTCTTCAAGACAAACACGGGTTCAAGTCGTCTTGATTGGCGTAATTGTATGCGTGACTAATTAGACAGTCTTTACGCGGCCCCCACCACGTCGTGTCGGTTAGATACAACGCGCGTCGTTTATTAAAATAGCATTCGGACGAATGAAATACTAGGAGGCGAGTGCGAAGAGTCCCCCAGAAGTGTTACTTTTTGTATGATGATGGATCTACAGAATTCGAACATTATCAACGTGACGAATCAGCGAGGCGCTTCTTCCAAGAAAAGGGTGTCACAACCATTCATGTTGGTGCCCTGGTTATGAAGGAAGGAAGAAAAAAAGCTTGCGCGGGGGGTACGACAGGATATATAGTGAGTCGCGGGGCGGTGTCACCGTACCAATACCACTCTCCCTCAACACAACACCTCGGGCTTCCGTCAAAAACACTTCAACACTACACCAATTACGATGCGTGCTACATTCTTCACTACTGTCCTCGTCACCCTTGCCAGTGCCGTACTTGCTGCCCCCACCAACTCGGCCTCTATGGAGAAGCGCGGCAACGGTGGTCGTGTTACCTACTACTCTGGCTACATGATGGCCAACCCTGCCTGCGGCGGTGTTGCTCCCAACGATGACGACATGGTCGCCGCCGTCCGCAGCGACTCGCAATTCAAGTGCGGTGACGATGTGACCCTCTGGAACGGTGACAAGAGTGTCACGGTCAAGATTGTCGACCACTGCGAATCTTGCACCTTTGGTGAATGGTTCGACATCTCCAAGTCTGCATTTagcaagcttggcgcgctcgaaCTAGGCATTATCAACGACATTGCTTACTGGAACTGGAGCAAGCATTAAATGGGTCGGACAAATGAATACGTCTGATTTCTAGGGCTTTGAGAAAAGGGATTTTATGTTATGGTTCCCAAATGGGATTACAGTCTTTCTAAGTTTGACTCGGTGATTATGTGTTGGCATGTTGTGACTCTTGCGAGGACCCGTTTATGATATCCAGGTCCTAGTCTCGGTCATATGCCTATGATTATACAGTTGCATGAATAGCCATCTTTACAATACAAAATGCATTCAATGCAGTTGAAACGCACTTGATACATGACAGCACGGAACCGTGCGTATCACGTGATCGCGTGGTTCGAGCCACTGGGAGCCGTGTCTCGCGCGAAGTAACACGATGGATCCTAACGTGGAAATGGATCGCTCGGCATTTGCCGGCGTGCCGATCGGATCGGACGACATCGATACGCCTTTGGTGGACTTGGTGCAAGTGCCGTCAGGTGTACAATCGTTCGACGAGCCCGCATCGCTGTTGCAAGAGCGACCGGCGCCGTCATCTGTCCCTGTCGCcagccaagcgccgccatcCGCTGCCCCCGGCGAATCTAGCCTCCATTCGAAATTGAACCGAATCCAGCTCATTGACGAGACGCAGCACTTTCACGAGTCTGCCTTTGCAAAGCAGCTGAAAGATTGGGGCCTGGAAGATGCGGGGTTCGGCTACGATATATGTGCTGTACTTGGCTCGCAATCGACCGGAAAATCTACATTGCTGAACAAGCTTTTCGGCACGTCTTTTGACGTGATGAatgagcgcaagcgccagcaAACCACCAAAGGTATCTGGCTGAGCCGCGGCATGGAGCGCAACGTGTTGGTCATGGATGTAGAAGGCACCGACGGTCGTGAACGCGGCGAGGACCAAGATTTTGAGCGCAAATCGTCCCTCTTTGCACTTACCACAGCCGAGTGTTTGATTGTGAACATGTGGGAGAACCAAGTGGGACTGTACCAAGGCGCGAATATGGGTTTGCTCAAAACGGTGCTGGACGTGAACCTGAGCCTGTTTCAGTCCGGCCGTGCCAAAAGCGGTGCGCCCAAAGAAAAAACAGTGCTCATGTTTGTGGTGCGCGACTATATCGGCACGACGCCTATGGCCAACCTGGAAGAAACGATCCGCGGCGACCTCCAGCGCATCTGGGCGAGCCTGCGCAAGCCAGAGAATCTgatcgacgcgctgctcaccgACTTTTTTGACTTCATgttccttgcgctgccCCACAAGATCTTGATGCCGCTAGAATTTGACCAAGCGGTAGATGCAATGCGCACCCGCTTCCTTGAACGCGACGATCCCGACTACGTATTCCAGACGCAGTACCACAAGCGGATCCCGATTGATGGCCTCCCGCATTATTTGCAGGGCGTTTGGGACCAGATCGTGCAAAACAAGGACCTCGACCTGCCGACCCAGCAGGAGCTCCTCGCTCAGTTCCGGTGTGACGAGATCGCTGCGCTAGCGTCCGCTGCTTTTGTGGCTGCAGTTGCGTACCTGCGCAACGCCTTGGACGGTGGCAAAGTGCTGCCgatgctcggcgagcaAATGAACAAGCATCGCACGGCAGCGCTCATGGCGTTCGATAAAGATGCCTCGCGCTACCATGCAAGTGTCTATGCGAAAAAACGTGCGGAGTTGACCAAAGGACTCAATGCCACGCTCTTGCCATACTTTTTGACACAGCTAAAGAACCTGGATGCGATGCTCACAAGCTCGTTCCGTGCGCATATTTTGGATCGGATCAGGACGCAGCCCAGCAGTATATTTGGCGATGTTGTGCGCGAAGAACACGCCTTGGCACTGGCGGCATTCGACGCGATGACCGAGCAAATGATCCTCTCCGATACAGACTGGAGTGtcgccgaggagcgcgccgcgttgGACGAGTCGATCTGCAGCATGGCTGttacgctgcgcgcagagcaGTCGAAAAAGATGGCcgtgcagctcgagcgcgaagtgcggcgccgcattgccgagcctgttgcgctcgccatggcgcagccAGGCGCGGCAATGTGGGACGCGGTGCTGAATGCGTACAGTCGTATTATGGAAGATGCCACGCTGCAGTacaagcaccgcgcagtGATGCTCAGCTGCACGCCCCAAGAAGAGGCTGTGGGACTGCACG encodes the following:
- the SEY1 gene encoding Dynamin-like GTPase that mediates homotypic ER fusion (BUSCO:EOG092610TN; TransMembrane:3 (o371-390i746-764o770-786i); EggNog:ENOG503NUYX; COG:S) translates to MDPNVEMDRSAFAGVPIGSDDIDTPLVDLVQVPSGVQSFDEPASLLQERPAPSSVPVASQAPPSAAPGESSLHSKLNRIQLIDETQHFHESAFAKQLKDWGLEDAGFGYDICAVLGSQSTGKSTLLNKLFGTSFDVMNERKRQQTTKGIWLSRGMERNVLVMDVEGTDGRERGEDQDFERKSSLFALTTAECLIVNMWENQVGLYQGANMGLLKTVLDVNLSLFQSGRAKSGAPKEKTVLMFVVRDYIGTTPMANLEETIRGDLQRIWASLRKPENLIDALLTDFFDFMFLALPHKILMPLEFDQAVDAMRTRFLERDDPDYVFQTQYHKRIPIDGLPHYLQGVWDQIVQNKDLDLPTQQELLAQFRCDEIAALASAAFVAAVAYLRNALDGGKVLPMLGEQMNKHRTAALMAFDKDASRYHASVYAKKRAELTKGLNATLLPYFLTQLKNLDAMLTSSFRAHILDRIRTQPSSIFGDVVREEHALALAAFDAMTEQMILSDTDWSVAEERAALDESICSMAVTLRAEQSKKMAVQLEREVRRRIAEPVALAMAQPGAAMWDAVLNAYSRIMEDATLQYKHRAVMLSCTPQEEAVGLHALYRTGWRSLLQKVHEQTAEPVLSVRLRNAFEEKFRYDAEGVPRVWKPNDDMDTAFTQARDATLKLIPLYARIRPSDEAMLQAVRDSEQEPSFRAAVDAGDEEPLDLDDALQVLTELQSAEMGVRLRKDADAYYVEAKRSTVSSMAQVPLWMYAVLVMLGWNEAMAVLRSPVYFTLLCMLIAGAYVVWRLNLGGPLFTVTTSVAREMQKVVEDKLREYLVPPAPLPPAMRQEERPVESEDALKRQDSVE
- a CDS encoding uncharacterized protein (COG:K; EggNog:ENOG503P07N; TransMembrane:1 (o1068-1092i)) — its product is MAPFSEADSTKRESSQGDYQNLFAENTPTPPSLTSESSPASSHDQEEPAPEHVHVPFGVTPFGSRQPSVAPSEGDFLSDWRPLTSSPSLNDVQYTTDMPLHDGGSCISDESRLSIDKRGMFAPLEASPGQKSTQHPWLTGTAPPLVSAGGHVQSNALPMYRFEQSRQAQLLFGMPPAAFENGSMPSTSANGLLSPSTDASSIAPRLLNEQPALQPLHERSDSISDAPHSMSSDADLLLSSTSIIRPHCRDLPSNMQILVHGIPAKGAKSRVETQIRMRIELVTNIAGSDAPVWERIGSFDHIKVPPLSGTKRKSKKHQKTNVPHDSLLMLEADVINATAPHSRVYVCNSCRERERKRAHRKKSKRLSPSTYPTEEEIRALNIDPSLPNAVDIAMQRMEEEERKHTVLFNCGDYIDFHNGEVTLSTRITCYCRHHREKLGFQIVFTLRDRLGTFVASGTTPPIMIMDDHKSIAQNTVAARMSDRRTRRIETEPEDGAFASSLSPKSVEPASGRPRERPKPYEDAPARQRFFSAQSTHDKKRGASFLLDSTPNYLWNTLPDAMQSEMGGQNALGSLRSVSPAMDEDALNLLNTPFHVDAPDCANMVPMETSFASPLNNVPLPLHDPLAQLPQSLAVPKITKLIPAEGPTTGGIEITILGENFADEFECYFGDMPCSFTRIWAESTLVCLLPPSAVPGPVTVTLRKGQVSTENVPGQPLQLFTYVDPTERALMELALQVVGMQMTGRMASAKDVAMRIVNSNQQDGTMFSARAGQSVEENVMALLQLLNTGAGRYNGRRNVLHANNKEGHTLLHLAIAQKYHDLTAYLLAHGALVNAQDTNGCTPLHFAAMYSTRAIVEMLLAHGATATMQSNQHYLALDMAHGSDKSDTCAILAQWMQDMTDEPGYSDATDSEDEDGTPIATNTPLLDELDESDSEDASISFAELAALCCPAVQGKDKHALNTPTRPNSPAEASSPPPTYDEATLDNKSGSSRHVLGEKLVTDADQDAALRGSLLTSAEENSNTRRASAKTASGSRSRKRAARMRSAKDMEGENQVVPARRGVYDDRMLLWFWIPAMIAVFLVTMVLNGGGYFLHHDIPPMPQQRLPVQDL
- the ISC1 gene encoding sphingomyelin phosphodiesterase (BUSCO:EOG09263A64; TransMembrane:2 (i312-334o340-367i); EggNog:ENOG503NW9A; COG:T), with product MRAERLRAIGQRLAQTDHDVVALQEIWFASQDWRYVQQACEAKYPYSRFFLTGAFGSGLAILSKHPIVEMQTHMYSLTGTPIYVQHGDWIAGKACGCATIKHPTLGLIDVWDTHFTAVGGQVGPETRRANSVVEAFELAHRCRISAERGRHVVCMGDFNSLPDSVCIAILHRYGGLYDACLDVDQTQGALLDSAITCDSPDNTWTKGKPLDELAVRHRGKRLDYVLYRGPNTAPDDWVCTRSRVVFKELIPDLEVSYSDHFGVEATLDVRPQGVQARTASRESAVEILWDALPILDHALRSAKAQQRSHYHVFWGSLVFAVALVAANACASAWLRYGRSVAPALVTCIPMVPTVWAGTTALYSAVVWGEWHQRALRTAIASFETAIAGLGE